Within the Setaria viridis chromosome 3, Setaria_viridis_v4.0, whole genome shotgun sequence genome, the region aggaagggaggggtgTCCTCTCATCCTCTGGGGGGCTGGGGGTGTGGACCAAGTTTCTGGTAGAAATAGCCCACCCGGACGGTGAAATTTGGACCGGTGACTCGGTAAGGTGCTAAAGATTTCAGAGGGCAGTTGCGGCAGTTAACATTTTGGGTGCGAATCCTTCCTTGGCCGTGCCGTGCGTAGAGCGGCAATAGACCACGCAGCGAGACCGCAGATAGGTCAAGAGGGGGAGATGTGCGGAGCAAGGACGGCGCCTCACAAAGATCTACTGGTTCAATGTCAATGCAGGAGAATTTTACTCCTGCATGGTGGCACTCGAATTTCAACAATGCACTGACCCACAAGCCACGGGAAAGGAAGCAAGTTCAGAAACCATGATGCCGCGCACACAATTTGGGCCAACCAGGCTTCTGGGCTTCACTCGGTCCAAGTAGCCGCGAGAGGGGGAGGAACCGAGGAACTTTCAGTAAAGGCGAGCGTAGAAAAAGTGAAAAAGTGAACATGCAAAAGGAACGCCTCAACGAAACTATAcagcatgatttttttttctatttaccAAGCTATATGCTCCTGTATGGTATTAAAGCTTCAGTGATTCGTTCGTGATTTCTGTTCATAGCTGGAAGGATTTCCTCAGCGCAGCAAACGCGACTATAAATATCGGGGAGACGAGGAAGAGCATGTAAGGGATGATCTGGTCGAATCCCACCTCGGGCTCGTCCAGGCTCGCGTAGTAGTTCTTCTGCCCGCTAAACTTTGTGAAGTACGTCTCGTAGCCTGTGCTCTTGGGCACCGGCGTGCTGTTCACCTTCATGAAGTCCATCGCCTTAAGATGGTCAGAAAGGGAAACATGTCAGTCAAGTGACCATAGAAGATATTGCTCAAAGGACATCGCATCAGCTTATCATGCATAATAAGCTTACAGTTTGCTCGGATTCTACTTTACTGGAGCGAGGAAGGAATAGCTAAAGACTTCGAGACTCACCTGAAAGCTGAACACAAACATGTTTGCCTTCTTGCTAATCTCACTATTCGGGTGGTTTTTGAGTTTGCTATACATGCTCATTGCTTCCTTGGACCTGTAAAAGTAGGGTGTCCATGAAGTACATGTGCAACATGAAGGGAACCACAGATAGCAAACTGCCGCCAGGTTAGTGTCCCGAATTGGGAACAGGCTAGTTTAATACACTAAGCATTGTGCAAGCCGATGATACTCTGAATCAAACTGCAATTTAGTTATATTTTATGCTTACAAGTAACCACACGGGCATTTTGCACAAATGAACATGGAAACATGCAGACATTTATAAATATGATATCTTTTCAAATCCAAAAGGGAAATCCAGTGTTATTCAGCATGTAAGCATGAAATGTAGCTTTCATCAAGGGATTAGGAAATTTCCGTTCATTTGTATCTTAGCAGGAaaaacataaaacttgatgAATAGAGCACTGCAGGGTAAGGACATAAGAAGCAGAAAACAAAGGGAACTACCTGCAGAGTGAATCGAGACAGATGGACCATTGCAAAGCAGCCCTTCCATGAAGTTCAGTCTGCACTTAACTTAATGAGCAAACAAATATATAGTAGGAACTGAGAAGGGCACAGCAATAAACAATGGCAAGGCAGGATACTTGCAAACTAGAATGCACAGATAGCATGAGAAAGAAAACAGCCAAAATTCTGTACATGAGTTTAATAGGACAACCATTAATCCATTATATAGCATATTGTTTATACATCATCAAGGTGCACTATAACAATGTAGAAAATACACAACTCTTTTGTTCTTTCAATGTTCAGCTATTTTACAAAATTAGGAGCTCAGCATCtgaagcaatttaatcaagggTTGTGCTTTGAGGCTAGGTTCAATTGCTACATTATTGTCATAATAATATCTAAAGAGTGAAGTAATTGAAAGGAGAAACACAGAACCAAAAGCAGCTGAACAGATCTGCCTAAAGTAGCAATATAGTAGTTGGTGAATGATAGAAAACATGGCTTCCTGAGTTTAGGAAATATCCGAAAACGGTTTTGGTAAACTATAACACAAAAGTGCAGTTTATTTCTCTACCATGTTTGAGAAATAAATCACAGCTGCATAAAAGTATGTTAATTAAACATTCAACAGTAAAGTAATAGACTTCTCACCAAGACAAGGGTTCAGTTCAAAAGTTCATTTTCTCACCAGAATCCAACAATTCATCACTAATAACAGAAGAACCACAGACATATATCAAACCAATACATTTAATAACTTTTATTGAACATAATATCAGTCATGTAATGTAATACCTTAAAGTCCACAGCATCCATCACTTTTTCATAGTAAGGCAATGCTTGTTTAAGCCTTCCAGTATTCATCATCTCATCACCTTCCCTCAAGGCCTTCAGCATTAAAATTTTAGATCACATACCAAAGTCATGTGTACCATAGCATAGCATGAAAACTGCTCCAAGATGTTTCAAAAGTACTTGGTACAGAAAAGGATAACAAGTTTCAAACCAACATAATGGGAGTATCTGTAAATTAAACTAGCACTGTGGGACATTTATGCACATTTAATAAACTTGACAAACAACTTGGTACTATGCTGGCAACTAACTTCAAACCTTGCAGCCTATTTGGAAGGCTGGCATTTCACCAAAACAGTCCAATTCCTACTGGAGTCAGGAAATATTGCTGCGTTGCAAATGGAGCCTGATTGAGATATAGGAATGTAATTATCCTTACTGACAATGGTGGAGGGGTCAGGGTGGACCATGAGCTCCTCCTCTCTATTCTTTTTAAATATTAGTTAATTTTACTACTTAAATGTTAAGTATAAACTAATATAGCCCTCTTATTGTTTTACACCAAGGCTGACACTGCTTACAAAGCATTCTAATATTAACAAGAAATTGCTTCTCAATGTACCATGTTCATAGGCAATGCAGATAAGTACATGGAACATTTAAAAGATCATGTGTGGAGATCTAAAATCATACTAGAATTATCAGATACAGAATTGTAAAAATGATAAACTGTATAAGCAATATGCTGATCAAATTAGTAACTCCAGATATAGCACTGCAGAGCATCATTTGGTGCCAAACATATGTTAAGCTACACTTGAACTAATTATCTTTCCTTGTTAGCTTATGCTCTCATTCATTCTCTTTTAATTCTGATCCTTTCAAAAAAGGTTAAACATCTCTACCTGATATTAAAGTACGGTTGTTCCTTCCAACCGTCATGGTTGTTTCGCAAAAAAattcctcaactttttcgtaatcaacccgcaatccTTGGAATGTCTTCacgattttgcaaaaaggtccccaaactttactgcaattgacCCAAGATCCAGCCTTTGCTCCTATTCTTTTGTCCCGCCCACACAACGCGCTTGCCAGCGGCGGCACGGGACGCACGCCACCGCTCTATCGCTCGCGTGACCAACCCTCCCCGTGCTCACCACGCACTACTGCCGCTCACCCAGGACCTCACACCCCCCTCTTTATGACGTCCATTCCCTTCAGATCTGGAACGAATGcctccacatctagcaattgggggctcaattttgcacttgattggaacgatttggagtggattatagaagggaggtggatggaaacaggaagaagaggagaacacACTCTTGCTTATGGCGGCCAGAGGCGCTATGGCCTAGCGCTAAAGCGAAgccaacatattaggaacaagtGAATAAGGACGTGAGAGCAAGTAAAGACCCGTagtaacgcacgggcatttctgccagtttaaaataaaatgaaataggAACAAATTTTCCTGAACCACAAGTAAAGCTCATGTTTAACACTACTGAAAAGTATGAATACAAAATAGAAGAAATCTGAATATTATTCCCTCACATGACATAGAAGTCCCATAAAAGTGCAAGCATTGAAGGGATAAGAAAGGTCAAGTTAAAATCACTGGAGTACTCAACTTATATGAAGTTATATTTCAATCAGTACCTCAATACATTCTGCTTTTGTCTTTGCATCGACTACCATGTTTTGCCGATTCCTATATGCAGCTATTAGCTCTTTGGTGCGCTTATCCTTGGCTGCCTTTTCTTCTGCACTTTGAGTCTCTCCACCAAGGCGAATGTTTCTTCCACCACCATACTAGAAGGAAAGGTAATGGGAAAATTAGATCTGAGCAAATGCAGCAGTACCATAGAGTATATCACGCTGTAATCAAGCTTCATCaagaatgaatgaatgaatgatacATATCATAGAATGGCAACAGGTTCCAAAACATGTACTATATCAAGCTTCATCAAGTTGTTGTTAGTGTTGCGTTGTTTTTATTCTTCAATTATAATTCAACATAACAGCAAAGGAATTGTGCAGACTAGAAAATTTCTTTATCTGAAAGGAAGGAAAGATACAAATACAGCTTGTGAAATGCTACAAATATATCTTACCGCTTTTGAAATATTTTGTGGCCTTGGAAACATTCCCCATGATCTAACAGTGGGTCTGTAaacatcttcatcttcttctggtTCGATAACAGTTGAGGGGGGTGCTTTGTCAACCTTGTCAGCTTCATTTGTTTCACTAGTTGATTGTGAATCCTCTGACTCCCTGTCATCTGCTGGTTGGATTCCTGTTGAGCCACGAGACTTCTCAAATTTGCTACGGTCTCCAATTATTATCTCCACCTCAGGAAAATCGTTATCTGTCAAAGGCTCAAAAGCTGGAGCCAGCCCAGGTGGTGGACCTTTATAACGctttttctcaaaaaaatcGAGGCCCAAAAAATCAGTCTCATCAAACTCGTACTCTCCCTTCTTGCCGAGCGTGACATCTTCACTAAGTAAGGCATTTTGACCTAAAAACAAAATAAGCATCATAAGAGTGTAATTGAAGAGGACCAAAATCTACTACTTCATAAAACAGATGTCATTATTGAAGTGGATCAAAATCTATTACTGTCATAAAAACATTTCCAATTGCCCATGTGCTAGATCCAATTCATTGTTTAGTGAAAAAGGCTATTGTAATGAGCATTAATAACATCAATCAAATATGATCATGATTCATGAGAGTATCCCTTATATTTCAAATGTGTATGGCAAATGCAATACAAAAATATATACTGCAAGCATGCATTATCTCAAACATATGTACGAATCTGAACCTCCCTAGGAGTGTCCGAGTGTGCTCCTTGCTTACCACGGAAAATAATACACCTCAACTGCTACACCTAGAATATATGATCCCCCTCACACCACCCCCAAGCCCCAATACCCCACAAAGCAAGTGACATTGATTCACTGAAAAGACTAATCATGTCTGTGATATGCTTAAAATAGCGTGTCAACAATCCAATGCTGATGAACTACAATTCTCAATTTCTCACGGATCAGAACCAGCCCGGAAATCACGACCCAGACTGGTCAGCCCTCTGTCAAGAACCAAGACACACCAGCTCAGAGCGGTGCTAGTATAATCTAAAACCGCAAGCATTTCCATCTGCCGCCAACCATTCCTCGGTTCTATTCATGGGATGTAATCAGCTCACCAAAATCCGGCGATCCTCCCAACAGCGGGGCCTCACCACCACCAGCGCGCGCTCCGGTCCCGTTGCCGTTCCGGTACTCCAGCGCCCGCTTGAAGGCCTCCTTGCTGCCGGACTCCCCGGCCGAAGCCTGcggctgcgacggcggcggaggaggagaaggaggcgtGGGAGTGGGaggcggggccggcgacgggCTCGGGCTGTCCCTTTCCTTCTTataggcggcggcgcgggcgaacGCGAGCTTGATGGGGTCCGGCTTCTCCGTTCCctcgggcgggggcggcgggggggcgGGGGCGCACGGAGCGGGCGGACACGGGAGGCGTAGGAGCTTCTGAGATGACGGAGTGAGGGCcttgggcgcggccgccgcgaggggtttgcgggcgggagcgggagggaaggggaggcgaCGCGGGGCCGtggaagagaagatggaagatgccgcacccgccgccgccgcggccatcgtTTTGGGGGCAGTCCCGGCGGGATAAGAGGTGAttggtggcggccggcgacggaAGGCGACAAGCCGAGTGTTTGTTATCCGTTGCACGCGCGGCAAGGGGGAGACCGGAGACCGGAGTGAGCTGCTGCTGGAGCGCGGCTGAGCAGATTTTTTGGgtctttttttttcgaacaatATTGCGAGTTTCTACTGATACAGCAGAAACAATATAACAGTCATGGgcaggaaaagaaaagtaaaaTAAACGAGGCTCGCTCGATTAGATTGGAATGTCAACACCGGTAACCACTCAAATCGATACCTTCAAAACTTGATCggttggattggaacatcaacacGACCATACCACTTCACTCGAAGAATGATGGCAGAACCGAAGTCTTACCACGGCGCTCACCAACATTCTCACACTCATGTAGTCATCGAAACTTCCACACGTGACCCCATGTCGATAGG harbors:
- the LOC117849837 gene encoding uncharacterized protein, with translation MAAAAAGAASSIFSSTAPRRLPFPPAPARKPLAAAAPKALTPSSQKLLRLPCPPAPCAPAPPPPPPEGTEKPDPIKLAFARAAAYKKERDSPSPSPAPPPTPTPPSPPPPPSQPQASAGESGSKEAFKRALEYRNGNGTGARAGGGEAPLLGGSPDFGQNALLSEDVTLGKKGEYEFDETDFLGLDFFEKKRYKGPPPGLAPAFEPLTDNDFPEVEIIIGDRSKFEKSRGSTGIQPADDRESEDSQSTSETNEADKVDKAPPSTVIEPEEDEDVYRPTVRSWGMFPRPQNISKAYGGGRNIRLGGETQSAEEKAAKDKRTKELIAAYRNRQNMVVDAKTKAECIEALREGDEMMNTGRLKQALPYYEKVMDAVDFKTELHGRAALQWSICLDSLCRSKEAMSMYSKLKNHPNSEISKKANMFVFSFQAMDFMKVNSTPVPKSTGYETYFTKFSGQKNYYASLDEPEVGFDQIIPYMLFLVSPIFIVAFAALRKSFQL